From the Microplitis mediator isolate UGA2020A chromosome 6, iyMicMedi2.1, whole genome shotgun sequence genome, one window contains:
- the LOC130669636 gene encoding pyruvate dehydrogenase (acetyl-transferring) kinase, mitochondrial isoform X2: MKLTRRCLGNITKMLDFYSQFNPSPLSIKQFIDFGLSACERKSFIFLRKELPVRLANIMKEIHLLPEHLLRMPSLGIVNNLYVTSFEEILHFEKAEVNETTLDKFCQALIKIRNRHSDTVEVMAKGILELKESHDVDVQMESNIQYFLDRFFMSRVSIRMLINQHTLLFGGVLNDHRRVGCIDPSCDVVSVIKDAYENARFLCDQYYLASPELILKQHNDLENGEIIKIIYVPSHLYHMLFELFKNSMRAIMEYYDGRADNYPPIEVNIVRGKEDICVKMSDRGGGIPRSQMDQLFKYMYSTAPQPSKSDAHTVPLAGYGYGLPLSRLYARYFHGDLILLSCEGYGTDAVIYLKALSNEANELLPIFNKTSSKFYRTPLPTADWSSSCGGGMWT; encoded by the exons GCTTAAGTGCTTGCGAGAGAaaatcttttatatttttaagaaaagaaCTTCCAGTACGACTCGCAAATATTATGAAAGAAATTCATTTACTACCTGAGCATTTATTGAGAATGCCAAGCCTTGGGattgttaataatttgtatGTTACGTCATTTGAAGAAATACTTCATTTTGAAAAAGCTGAAGTTAATGAAACAACGTTGGATAA ATTTTGTCAAGCACTTATCAAAATACGAAATCGTCATTCAGATACGGTAGAAGTAATGGCAAAAGGTATTCTTGAGCTGAAAGAGTCTCATGATGTCGATGTGCAAATGGAAAGCAATATTCAATACTTCTTAGACAGATTTTTCATGTCAAGAGTTTCAATAAGAATGCTTATAAATCAACATA CGTTGCTTTTTGGTGGAGTATTGAATGATCATCGACGAGTCGGTTGCATCGATCCTTCTTGTGACGTAGTAAGTGTTATCAAAGACGCGTATGAAAATGCACGATTTCTTTGTGATCAATATTATTTAGCGAGTCCAGAGCTGATTCTTAAACAGCATAATG atcTCGAAAATggtgaaataattaaaataatttacgttCCCAGTCATTTGTACCATATGCTATTTGAACTTTTCAAAAACAGTATGAGAGCAATAATGGAATATTACGATGGTCGCGCGGATAACTATCCACCAATAGAAGTTAATATTGTGCGTGGAAAAGAGGATATTTGCGTGAAG atgtCAGATCGTGGTGGTGGAATACCACGTTCGCAGATGGATCAGCTCTTTAAATACATGTACAGTACAGCTCCACAGCCAAGCAAATCTGATGCGCATACGGTTCCATTAGCTGGATATGGCTACGGTCTTCCATTATCACGATTATATGCCAGATATTTTCATGGTGATCTTATACTTCTCAGCTGTGAGGGATATGGAACTGATGCAGTAATTTATCTTAAG gcATTATCGAATGAAGCGAACGAGCTGTTGCCTATATTCAACAAGACATCATCGAAATTTTATCGAACCCCGTTGCCTACTGCTGACTGGAGTAGCTCATGTGGAGGTGGCATG TGGACCTAA
- the LOC130669636 gene encoding pyruvate dehydrogenase (acetyl-transferring) kinase, mitochondrial isoform X1, whose amino-acid sequence MKLTRRCLGNITKMLDFYSQFNPSPLSIKQFIDFGLSACERKSFIFLRKELPVRLANIMKEIHLLPEHLLRMPSLGIVNNLYVTSFEEILHFEKAEVNETTLDKFCQALIKIRNRHSDTVEVMAKGILELKESHDVDVQMESNIQYFLDRFFMSRVSIRMLINQHTLLFGGVLNDHRRVGCIDPSCDVVSVIKDAYENARFLCDQYYLASPELILKQHNDLENGEIIKIIYVPSHLYHMLFELFKNSMRAIMEYYDGRADNYPPIEVNIVRGKEDICVKMSDRGGGIPRSQMDQLFKYMYSTAPQPSKSDAHTVPLAGYGYGLPLSRLYARYFHGDLILLSCEGYGTDAVIYLKALSNEANELLPIFNKTSSKFYRTPLPTADWSSSCGGGMASRQLNVSNNNGHRLPNGLGIGT is encoded by the exons GCTTAAGTGCTTGCGAGAGAaaatcttttatatttttaagaaaagaaCTTCCAGTACGACTCGCAAATATTATGAAAGAAATTCATTTACTACCTGAGCATTTATTGAGAATGCCAAGCCTTGGGattgttaataatttgtatGTTACGTCATTTGAAGAAATACTTCATTTTGAAAAAGCTGAAGTTAATGAAACAACGTTGGATAA ATTTTGTCAAGCACTTATCAAAATACGAAATCGTCATTCAGATACGGTAGAAGTAATGGCAAAAGGTATTCTTGAGCTGAAAGAGTCTCATGATGTCGATGTGCAAATGGAAAGCAATATTCAATACTTCTTAGACAGATTTTTCATGTCAAGAGTTTCAATAAGAATGCTTATAAATCAACATA CGTTGCTTTTTGGTGGAGTATTGAATGATCATCGACGAGTCGGTTGCATCGATCCTTCTTGTGACGTAGTAAGTGTTATCAAAGACGCGTATGAAAATGCACGATTTCTTTGTGATCAATATTATTTAGCGAGTCCAGAGCTGATTCTTAAACAGCATAATG atcTCGAAAATggtgaaataattaaaataatttacgttCCCAGTCATTTGTACCATATGCTATTTGAACTTTTCAAAAACAGTATGAGAGCAATAATGGAATATTACGATGGTCGCGCGGATAACTATCCACCAATAGAAGTTAATATTGTGCGTGGAAAAGAGGATATTTGCGTGAAG atgtCAGATCGTGGTGGTGGAATACCACGTTCGCAGATGGATCAGCTCTTTAAATACATGTACAGTACAGCTCCACAGCCAAGCAAATCTGATGCGCATACGGTTCCATTAGCTGGATATGGCTACGGTCTTCCATTATCACGATTATATGCCAGATATTTTCATGGTGATCTTATACTTCTCAGCTGTGAGGGATATGGAACTGATGCAGTAATTTATCTTAAG gcATTATCGAATGAAGCGAACGAGCTGTTGCCTATATTCAACAAGACATCATCGAAATTTTATCGAACCCCGTTGCCTACTGCTGACTGGAGTAGCTCATGTGGAGGTGGCATGGCAAGTAGGCAATTGAATGTCAGTAATAATAACGGCCATAGGCTACCTAATGGATTAGGAATCGGGacatag
- the LOC130669636 gene encoding pyruvate dehydrogenase (acetyl-transferring) kinase, mitochondrial isoform X3 has product MLRHLKKYFILKKLKLMKQRWINTVEVMAKGILELKESHDVDVQMESNIQYFLDRFFMSRVSIRMLINQHTLLFGGVLNDHRRVGCIDPSCDVVSVIKDAYENARFLCDQYYLASPELILKQHNDLENGEIIKIIYVPSHLYHMLFELFKNSMRAIMEYYDGRADNYPPIEVNIVRGKEDICVKMSDRGGGIPRSQMDQLFKYMYSTAPQPSKSDAHTVPLAGYGYGLPLSRLYARYFHGDLILLSCEGYGTDAVIYLKALSNEANELLPIFNKTSSKFYRTPLPTADWSSSCGGGMASRQLNVSNNNGHRLPNGLGIGT; this is encoded by the exons atGTTACGTCATTTGAAGAAATACTTCATTTTGAAAAAGCTGAAGTTAATGAAACAACGTTGGATAA ATACGGTAGAAGTAATGGCAAAAGGTATTCTTGAGCTGAAAGAGTCTCATGATGTCGATGTGCAAATGGAAAGCAATATTCAATACTTCTTAGACAGATTTTTCATGTCAAGAGTTTCAATAAGAATGCTTATAAATCAACATA CGTTGCTTTTTGGTGGAGTATTGAATGATCATCGACGAGTCGGTTGCATCGATCCTTCTTGTGACGTAGTAAGTGTTATCAAAGACGCGTATGAAAATGCACGATTTCTTTGTGATCAATATTATTTAGCGAGTCCAGAGCTGATTCTTAAACAGCATAATG atcTCGAAAATggtgaaataattaaaataatttacgttCCCAGTCATTTGTACCATATGCTATTTGAACTTTTCAAAAACAGTATGAGAGCAATAATGGAATATTACGATGGTCGCGCGGATAACTATCCACCAATAGAAGTTAATATTGTGCGTGGAAAAGAGGATATTTGCGTGAAG atgtCAGATCGTGGTGGTGGAATACCACGTTCGCAGATGGATCAGCTCTTTAAATACATGTACAGTACAGCTCCACAGCCAAGCAAATCTGATGCGCATACGGTTCCATTAGCTGGATATGGCTACGGTCTTCCATTATCACGATTATATGCCAGATATTTTCATGGTGATCTTATACTTCTCAGCTGTGAGGGATATGGAACTGATGCAGTAATTTATCTTAAG gcATTATCGAATGAAGCGAACGAGCTGTTGCCTATATTCAACAAGACATCATCGAAATTTTATCGAACCCCGTTGCCTACTGCTGACTGGAGTAGCTCATGTGGAGGTGGCATGGCAAGTAGGCAATTGAATGTCAGTAATAATAACGGCCATAGGCTACCTAATGGATTAGGAATCGGGacatag